The DNA sequence TCCGGCGTCAAGGTCCAGCGGGTGGCCAGCGACGTGCGGCGCAACGAAGAGCGGTGTTACCAATGCGGCGTCTGCACTGCGGTCTGTCCTACCGGGGCCTTGTATGTGAAGCGGCCGGAAATGGAGATAGTTTTTGATCCGAGCAAATGCAGTGCCTGCGAACTGTGTTGCCCGGTCTGCCCGGCCCGGGCCATGGAAGTGGAGATCAATCGCAATGTCGTCTGAGCGGTGCGAGGCAAGGTTTTTTTTGAGAGATTATTTCCTTTGATGAGCAGCATATCCCGCCCCCAGGCTTCCTCTGCCCTTGACCGGCTACCGTCTTTTTTTATTTACGCCCTGTCGTTGTTGATGTCGGGAGTCTATTTCTTCCTCCCCCTGTACCTGAAGAACAATCTTCACTTCAGCGGCCTCCAGATCGGAGTACTCTATGCCGCCGCCAGCCTGAACGCCCTGCTGGTCACCTTCCCTTTAGGGGTGGCTGGCGACCGCTATCCCCTGCTCCAGATCTTGCGAGGGGCACTCATCCTCAGCGCCCTCTGTCTCTGGGGTCTGGGTTATCTCACCGATTATTTCCCGTATCTGGCGGCATTTTGGGGTTTTGGTCTGGGTCTGCAGGCCTTTCGGATCGCTCTGGACACCCTGCTCTTTAAATCTGCCGGGGCTGATGCCATCCGCAGCCTGGCCCGCTACAACTCCTGGCGCATGGCTGGCATGATGACCGGCACCCTGTTGGGGGGCCTGCTCTTCCACCGGCTGGGGTTTGATGTCTCTCTACAGCTATTGGCCCTGGCACCGCTGCTGCTCCTGGCGCCGACCTATCGGCTGCCCCGTCTAAAGATGCACTATAGTCCTTTGCGGCAATATGGCCGTGATTTCCTCACCCGCCCGGTACTCTTCTTCTCCACCTGGCTCTTTCTCTTCTGCCTGCATTGGGGAGCCGAAACCACCAGCTATGGACTTTTCCTGCGGGAACGCTTAGGTCTCGACCTCCAGGGGATGGGTCTCTATATGGCGGTGGAATTCGCTGTCCTGGCCATCACCGCCTATGTCTATGGCCGCTTTTGGTATGGCCGCCTGTCCCCTCTCCTATTTCTCAGCCTGGCCCTGCTCACCTCCGGCCTGGGTCATATCTTCATGACCATTCCCCAGGTCGGCATCTCGTTGGGTTGGCGGGTAGTTCACGGCTTTGGCGACGCCCTGATCCTGATGGAAAGCTACACCACTATCGCCCGACTTTTTCAGGTGGACCGCATCGGCGGCAATTCCAGTCTGATCAACCTGGTGAGCGTCTCCGGCAGTTTTGTCGGAGCATTAATATTCGGGCCCTTGGGGGCCGGCTACGGGTATCAATGGCCGCTCATCGTCTCCGGGATTTTCACCCTGGCCCTTATCCCCCTGGCCTTTTGGGGTTTAAGAAACAAATCCTCTCTCCACCGGTTTTCCTGATTATCCCCTTCTTCAGGCGGCCAATTTCTCCCGGCTGACAATCTGGCCCTGAGCCCCGATGACCACCTGTTCGTGGGGAATTCTTTTCCCGGCGGCAGCCATGCCCTTCTCCACGATATGGCCCAGACCGGCGCAACAGGGTACCTCCATGATGACCGTGGTGACATGCCGGATTTCCGCCTTCTGAAAAATGGCGGCAAATTTCTCGATGTACTCCTGGATATCATCGAATTTGGGGCAGCCGATCAACACCACTTTGCCCGGCAACAGTTCCTGATGAACACCCGGATAGGCGAGGGCACTACAGTCGGCCAAGACCAAAAGATCGGCATGTTTGAGAAAGGGGGCGTCGGGAGGTACCAGTTTGATCTTCACCGGCCAATTACTCAGGGCCGACACCCGGTCCATCGGCTCAACCCCTTGAGGAGAGGAAGGACGAAGGGGCGCGAAACTCTGTACCTGGATCGAGGGACAACCGCAGGCCAGGGATGAAACCGGTGGTTCTGTCTGCTCCCGGTTCTTTAGATATTCTTCCACGGCATGTTCGTCAAAATCATCTGCTTCACGTTCAATGATCCGCAAGGCGCCTCGGGGGCACTCCCCCAGACAGGCCCCCAGGCCATCGCAGTACTTCTCCGCTACCAACTGCGCTTTGCCCTCCACGATCTGGATAGCCCCTTCGGCGCAGGAGGGCACGCATTGGCCGCAGCCGTCACATTTCTCCGGATCTATTTCGATAATCTTCCGCATTATCTTCATGGGTTGATCTCCAGGGTTATTTGGGGCAAAGACAAGATTCGCCCGTACAGATAGAAATTAAGTTTACGGATTATGTGTGATTTTTAGATAATGACCATCACTTTCCTCTCCTACGACTGCGAAGCCTGAGGCTTCCGGCAGTGTTTGGCCAACTCTTGGGAGGCCAATTCCCGTCCGCTCGGGGTGAGGAACCTGTTGGCCAGAAGGCCTTCCAGCTCCTCCGGGCTCAAGGGATGCTCCTTGGCACTCTCTTCCAGGTCAGCCAGCATCTTGGCATCATAATATATCTTGAAATTCTGGTTTTCGTTGGCGCCGGGGGCGTCTACATAGCTGATGATATCGCAGACCTCATCAATCAGCTTGGGGTTGGCCCCTAAATTTGTCAGGATTTCTCTGGCTGCAGCCGGTGCCTCTATCTCCTGCAAGCGCGGTTCGTCGCTCTGATATTTTTCCCACGCCTCCTTAGCGCCAACGCTGTGCAGATAAGCCGCGCTGAGAATAACCGCCAGGTTGCCTCGCTCCTGCTTGCCGATCTGCTCGGCGTACCGCGCTACCCGGGTAGCGTGGCCGACGCGCCGGAAATCTTTTCCCAGATATCGCTTAACGGCAATAGCCACTCGATCTTTAAACAGGTCCTCCCGGCCGGCCAGAAGTTCCGGCGGCAGGACGCCCAGACATTGTTCGGCGTATTTACAGTAAGAAGCGCAGCCGAAATCCAGCTTGGGATTAATCATACGCTCGCCGCACTTCTTGCAGCGCCGGCTGACTTCATCTTTAAAAAACTCTATTTCGCTGCCACAGTGGGGGCATTTAGCTTCAAAAACGGCGCCTGGCTTCCAGTAGCGCGTATCTTGTCCGGGGCATTGCATATGCTGACTCCCTTGCATAAAAACAGTGGGCCGTGGGCAGTGGGCCGCCGCCATACCCATGCACAGGCCAGGAGGCCTATGCTACCAATCATTCTTTCATACTTCGTTGTGTTCTTGAGAACATGTGAACTTGTATAAAAACAGTGAGCCGTGAGCCGTGAGCCGTGAGCAGCAAAAACATTATTGTGAGCAGCCGCCACGATTCTGTTTTTATGCTTCGTTGTGTTCTTGAGAACATGTGAACTTGTATAAAAACAGTGAGCCGTGAGCCGTGAGCCGTGAGCAGCAAAAACATTATTGTGAGCAGCCGCCACGATTCTGTTTTTATGCTTCGTTGTGTTCGGCAGAACATGAGCACTTATATGAGAATCCCTTTTTTGGCAGGCCGATCTCTTAATTCATATCTCACAGCGCATCCCGCCTTAATCAACATCCTCATATTTCGTTGTGTTACCCAGAACCTGATGATTAACCCAAAATCGCCTTCAGGTCCTCCTCGGCGCTGGTAATCGGTTTAAGATCAAAATTCTTTACCAGGGCGTCCAGGACGTTGGGCGTAACAAAGGCCGGTAGACTGGGACCTAAACGGATGTCCTTAACCCCAAGATAAAGCAGGGTCAACAGAATGGCAACGGCCTTCTGCTCATACCAGGAAAGGATCATCGATAATGGCAGGTCGTTGATTCCGATACCAAAGGCCTTGGCCAGGGCTGCAGCAATCTGAATGGCGGAATAGGCGTCATTGCACTGGCCGACGTCCAGGAGGCGGGGAATACCCCCGATGTCGCCCAGGTCTTTGTCAAAAAACTTGAATTTGCCGCAGGCCAGGGTAAGCACGACTGTATCCTTGGGAGCCTTCTCGACAAACTCGGTGTAATAGTTGCGGGAGGCTTTGGCCCCATCGCAGCCGCCCACCAGGAAGAAGTGGCGAATCTGCTTGTTTTTTACCGCCTCGATGATCTGCCCGGCCACGCCCAGGACGGTGTTATGAGCAAAGCCCACCATGACGCTGCGGCCGTTGCTGTCTTCGGTAAAACCGGGTAATTTTAGGGCCTTCTCAATTACCGGGGTGAAGTCTTTATCGGCGATATGCCTGACTCCCGGCCATCCCACCAATCCGGTAGTAAAGATATGGTCCATATAGGTTTCGGCCGGTTTCTGGATACAGTTGGTGGTCATGAGGATAGCGCCGGGGAATTGAGGAAATTCCTTGCCTTGGTTCTGCCAGGCCGTGCCATAGTGGCCATAAAAATGGGGATATTTCTTCAGGCCGGGGTAGCCGTGGGTGGGTAGCATCTCACCGTGGGTATAGACATAGATGCCTTTGCCCTCGCTCTGTTGCAGGATCAACTCCATATCGACCAGGTCATGGCCGGAAACTAAGATGGCCTTTCCCTTTTTGGCCCCGAGAGGAACCTTGGTGGGAACCGGATGGCCATAACGGCCGGTGTTGCCGGCGTCCAGGAGCTCCATGGCCCGCAGGTTGATTTCACCGCATTTTAAGACCAGCGACAATAAATCGGGAACGGCCAGTTTCGGGTCCAGCATCGCGGCCAGACCTTCGTGCACAAAGGCATAGACTTTTTCATCCTCCTGCCCTAAAATCTCGGCATGGTCGGCATAGGCGGCCACCCCTTTGAGACCGAAGAGCAGAGTGTGCTTCAAGGACAAGGCATCCGCGTCCGGGGCCGGATAGGTGGTAATGGCCACTTCCTCCCCCTGCTTCACCAAATCCGCCAGACCGGAGGCCGGTTGGAAGGTGGCTGGACCGCCAGAGAATTCCGCGTTACCGCCGGAGGCTTTGACTTTGGCTTTCAAGGCCTCCCGGTGTTTGACGCACTCATTGATCCAGGCAACAAAACGGGACGGATCAAAGTCCACATTGGTCAGGGTGGCAAAGGTGGCCTGCTGCGTGAAGACGTTAACCCCCTTGTCGCTGACGCCCACCCTGCGACCCTCTAGAGCCACCTGGGACAGGCCGACGAGGGCATAGATCAAAAGATCCTGCAAGGCGGCAACATCGGGCTTCTTGCCACAAACTCCCAGTACGGTGCAGGCTTCGCCTTTGGCGGTCTGTTCGCATTGATAACAAAACATGGTTTCTCCTCCTGAAAAATATATTTTCTAACTTACACCTGTAAGCGAGGGCTTCACCCGGAGATCTGATTACAACCAGGAAACGCTGCGCAAAAATTATCGGTAAAAGCTATCTACTGCCCAGACTTGAAATTAAAATTAAAATAATACTTCAGCTATCTGAGATAATAGATCAGGAGCATGGTTGGCGGTGCCCACCCTACAGCACCAAAGCATCGACAGACCCGTCTGTCGGGGCGAATCTTGTATTCGCCCCAAGCAACTGAAGTGTTACAAATTAAAATAATACCGCCAACTTCGCGTCGCCTTGATTTAAGT is a window from the Desulfobacca acetoxidans DSM 11109 genome containing:
- a CDS encoding MFS transporter; the encoded protein is MSSISRPQASSALDRLPSFFIYALSLLMSGVYFFLPLYLKNNLHFSGLQIGVLYAAASLNALLVTFPLGVAGDRYPLLQILRGALILSALCLWGLGYLTDYFPYLAAFWGFGLGLQAFRIALDTLLFKSAGADAIRSLARYNSWRMAGMMTGTLLGGLLFHRLGFDVSLQLLALAPLLLLAPTYRLPRLKMHYSPLRQYGRDFLTRPVLFFSTWLFLFCLHWGAETTSYGLFLRERLGLDLQGMGLYMAVEFAVLAITAYVYGRFWYGRLSPLLFLSLALLTSGLGHIFMTIPQVGISLGWRVVHGFGDALILMESYTTIARLFQVDRIGGNSSLINLVSVSGSFVGALIFGPLGAGYGYQWPLIVSGIFTLALIPLAFWGLRNKSSLHRFS
- the hcp gene encoding hydroxylamine reductase, with the translated sequence MFCYQCEQTAKGEACTVLGVCGKKPDVAALQDLLIYALVGLSQVALEGRRVGVSDKGVNVFTQQATFATLTNVDFDPSRFVAWINECVKHREALKAKVKASGGNAEFSGGPATFQPASGLADLVKQGEEVAITTYPAPDADALSLKHTLLFGLKGVAAYADHAEILGQEDEKVYAFVHEGLAAMLDPKLAVPDLLSLVLKCGEINLRAMELLDAGNTGRYGHPVPTKVPLGAKKGKAILVSGHDLVDMELILQQSEGKGIYVYTHGEMLPTHGYPGLKKYPHFYGHYGTAWQNQGKEFPQFPGAILMTTNCIQKPAETYMDHIFTTGLVGWPGVRHIADKDFTPVIEKALKLPGFTEDSNGRSVMVGFAHNTVLGVAGQIIEAVKNKQIRHFFLVGGCDGAKASRNYYTEFVEKAPKDTVVLTLACGKFKFFDKDLGDIGGIPRLLDVGQCNDAYSAIQIAAALAKAFGIGINDLPLSMILSWYEQKAVAILLTLLYLGVKDIRLGPSLPAFVTPNVLDALVKNFDLKPITSAEEDLKAILG
- a CDS encoding NIL domain-containing protein → MHAEILVLHFPKDIVDRPIIYRLVKDFDLEFNLLKATISPRREGIIVLELRGHPKNFRQGVKYLKDSGVKVQRVASDVRRNEERCYQCGVCTAVCPTGALYVKRPEMEIVFDPSKCSACELCCPVCPARAMEVEINRNVV
- a CDS encoding 4Fe-4S binding protein — translated: MKIMRKIIEIDPEKCDGCGQCVPSCAEGAIQIVEGKAQLVAEKYCDGLGACLGECPRGALRIIEREADDFDEHAVEEYLKNREQTEPPVSSLACGCPSIQVQSFAPLRPSSPQGVEPMDRVSALSNWPVKIKLVPPDAPFLKHADLLVLADCSALAYPGVHQELLPGKVVLIGCPKFDDIQEYIEKFAAIFQKAEIRHVTTVIMEVPCCAGLGHIVEKGMAAAGKRIPHEQVVIGAQGQIVSREKLAA